Proteins from a single region of Corvus hawaiiensis isolate bCorHaw1 chromosome 6, bCorHaw1.pri.cur, whole genome shotgun sequence:
- the SYT13 gene encoding synaptotagmin-13 isoform X2 — MVLSAPVIALGATLGTATSILALCGLTCFCKCKQPGKGLSEKDQEEEMENTKPSVLQPVQQFNVKKTAEPVQPRALLKFPNIYGPKPEVTSPEIVNYTQYSLKTTEEPATGKHTALDENRMKIQVNEELFVLPQNGVVKDVCVTEHLKPERAASCNQAPELHYSLVYDQQQAELRVALLEALHGRMSGDQDAGCHCYILGTLVSKSGIAEAQTELKKKVLHTLWEEALRFPLTEEEMPGGTLTLTLRNCDKFSRHSIVGELKLNLAEVEESFGKAQWERLKSPEKEPSTGHGEVLLSISYLPAANRLLVVIIKAKNLHSKQLKDLLGSDVSVKVTLRHQSLKLKKKQTKRAKHKINPVWNEMIMFEVPHELLRASSVELEMLSQDGAGQSHVLGKCNLGLHVTGTERNHWEEMLRNPRKQIAMWHQLHM, encoded by the exons ATGGTTTTGTCTGCTCCAGTTATAGCCCTGGGGGCTACCTTAGGGACTGCAACTAGCATCCTTGCCCTCTGCGGTCTCACCTGCTTCTGCAAATGCAAGCAACCTGGGAAAGGACTCTCCGAAAAGGAccaagaggaggagatggaaaatACTAAGCCCAGTGTGCTTCAGCCAGTCCAGCAA ttcaaCGTCAAGAAAACCGCAGAGCCAGTCCAGCCTCGAGCACTTCTGAAGTTTCCCAACATTTATGGCCCCAAACCAGAAGTAACTTCACCTGAAATTGTTAACTACACACAGTACTCTCTGAAGACCACAGAAGAACCAGCTACCGGAAAACATACTGCTTTGGATGAGAATAGGATGAAGATACAAGTCAATGAAGAGCTGTTTGTTCTCCCTCAAAACG GTGTGGTAAAGGACGTGTGTGTCACAGAGCACCTGAAGCCCGAGCGGGCAGCCAGCTGTAACCAGGCCCCCGAGCTGCACTACTCCCTGGTGTACGACCAACAGCAGGCCGAGCTGCGCGTGGCCCTTCTGGAAG ctctgcatgGCAGAATGAGTGGGGACCAAGATGCTGGCTGCCATTGCTACATACTGGGCACACTGGTGAGCAAGTCTGGTATTGCTGAGGCCCAGACAGAGCTGAAGAAGAAGGTACTTCACACCCTTTGGGAGGAAGCACTGCGATTCCCATTAACAGAGGAGGAGATGCCAGGAGGGACACTGACTCTCACCCTGAGAAACTGCGACAAGTTCTCCAGGCACAGCATTGTAGGGGAACTCAAACTGAACCTTGCTGAAGTGGAGGAATCCTTTGGGAAGGCCCAGTGGGAAAGGCTAAAGAGCCCAGAGAAG GAGCCATCCACAGGCCATGGGGAGGTTCTGCTCTCTATCAGCTACCTGCCAGCAGCTAATCGCCTGCTGGTGGTGATTATTAAGGCCAAAAACCTCCATTCCAAGCAGCTGAAAGATCTACTTGGCAGTG ATGTTTCTGTCAAGGTGACACTGAGGCATCAGTCACTGAAGCTGAAGAAGAAGCAGACCAAACGTGCAAAACACAAGATCAACCCTGTGTGGAACGAGATGATCATGTTCGAGGTGCCTCATGAGCTCCTGCGTGCCTCCAGCgtggagctggaaatgctgAGCCAGGATGGAGCTGGCCAGAGCCATGTGCTCGGCAAGTGCAATCTGGGCTTACATGTCACAGGCACAGAGAGGAACCACTGGGAAGAAATGCTGAGGAACCCCAGGAAACAGATAGCCATGTGGCACCAGCTCCACATGTAG
- the SYT13 gene encoding synaptotagmin-13 isoform X1: MVLSAPVIALGATLGTATSILALCGLTCFCKCKQPGKGLSEKDQEEEMENTKPSVLQPVQQFNVKKTAEPVQPRALLKFPNIYGPKPEVTSPEIVNYTQYSLKTTEEPATGKHTALDENRMKIQVNEELFVLPQNVPGVVKDVCVTEHLKPERAASCNQAPELHYSLVYDQQQAELRVALLEALHGRMSGDQDAGCHCYILGTLVSKSGIAEAQTELKKKVLHTLWEEALRFPLTEEEMPGGTLTLTLRNCDKFSRHSIVGELKLNLAEVEESFGKAQWERLKSPEKEPSTGHGEVLLSISYLPAANRLLVVIIKAKNLHSKQLKDLLGSDVSVKVTLRHQSLKLKKKQTKRAKHKINPVWNEMIMFEVPHELLRASSVELEMLSQDGAGQSHVLGKCNLGLHVTGTERNHWEEMLRNPRKQIAMWHQLHM, from the exons ATGGTTTTGTCTGCTCCAGTTATAGCCCTGGGGGCTACCTTAGGGACTGCAACTAGCATCCTTGCCCTCTGCGGTCTCACCTGCTTCTGCAAATGCAAGCAACCTGGGAAAGGACTCTCCGAAAAGGAccaagaggaggagatggaaaatACTAAGCCCAGTGTGCTTCAGCCAGTCCAGCAA ttcaaCGTCAAGAAAACCGCAGAGCCAGTCCAGCCTCGAGCACTTCTGAAGTTTCCCAACATTTATGGCCCCAAACCAGAAGTAACTTCACCTGAAATTGTTAACTACACACAGTACTCTCTGAAGACCACAGAAGAACCAGCTACCGGAAAACATACTGCTTTGGATGAGAATAGGATGAAGATACAAGTCAATGAAGAGCTGTTTGTTCTCCCTCAAAACG TTCCAGGTGTGGTAAAGGACGTGTGTGTCACAGAGCACCTGAAGCCCGAGCGGGCAGCCAGCTGTAACCAGGCCCCCGAGCTGCACTACTCCCTGGTGTACGACCAACAGCAGGCCGAGCTGCGCGTGGCCCTTCTGGAAG ctctgcatgGCAGAATGAGTGGGGACCAAGATGCTGGCTGCCATTGCTACATACTGGGCACACTGGTGAGCAAGTCTGGTATTGCTGAGGCCCAGACAGAGCTGAAGAAGAAGGTACTTCACACCCTTTGGGAGGAAGCACTGCGATTCCCATTAACAGAGGAGGAGATGCCAGGAGGGACACTGACTCTCACCCTGAGAAACTGCGACAAGTTCTCCAGGCACAGCATTGTAGGGGAACTCAAACTGAACCTTGCTGAAGTGGAGGAATCCTTTGGGAAGGCCCAGTGGGAAAGGCTAAAGAGCCCAGAGAAG GAGCCATCCACAGGCCATGGGGAGGTTCTGCTCTCTATCAGCTACCTGCCAGCAGCTAATCGCCTGCTGGTGGTGATTATTAAGGCCAAAAACCTCCATTCCAAGCAGCTGAAAGATCTACTTGGCAGTG ATGTTTCTGTCAAGGTGACACTGAGGCATCAGTCACTGAAGCTGAAGAAGAAGCAGACCAAACGTGCAAAACACAAGATCAACCCTGTGTGGAACGAGATGATCATGTTCGAGGTGCCTCATGAGCTCCTGCGTGCCTCCAGCgtggagctggaaatgctgAGCCAGGATGGAGCTGGCCAGAGCCATGTGCTCGGCAAGTGCAATCTGGGCTTACATGTCACAGGCACAGAGAGGAACCACTGGGAAGAAATGCTGAGGAACCCCAGGAAACAGATAGCCATGTGGCACCAGCTCCACATGTAG